CCAGCATCCGGCCGGTGGGAATCGTGAACTCGCCCGCGGCGGAGCCGAAGTCGTTGGTGCGGACCTCCCGGGACTCCACCACCTGGTGGTTCGGGTCGAACAGCGTCACCTGGAGCGGGCGGTCCGCCAGCGTCTGATAGCGCGCCTGCTCGCCCCGGCCGCTGAAGGCCACCGCCTTCCACAGCACCTTCTGCTGGGGGCGGTACACCGCGCGATCGGTGAAGACGAGCGCCGATTGGACGTCCCCGGGCTGATGGCGCTTGTAGAACGGCACCTGGCCCGGGTGCAGCAGCGCGTTCCGTCCGACGCCGGCCACCAGGACGTAGCTGCGGTAGCCATCGCCCGGGACCGAGTCGAAGGTGGCCGCGCCGTCCGCGTCCGAGAGGATGCGCGCCACCTCCTTGAAGCCCTGCCTGTAGTCGACGCGGATGAGGCGCAGGGGCACCTTCGACACGGGCTCGCCGGTGTCGCCGTCCACCAACCGCACCTCCAGCAGGTCCCCGTTCGAGGGCCGCGCGACGATGACCCAGGGCGTCACCGTCAGGTACACCGCGACGATGCGGTTGTTCGTCGCGCGGAAGTCCTCGTGGGCGGAGGCCATGATGACGTACGTCCCCCGGGCCGTGAGCGGCGGCGTGACGAAGGTGCGGTGCTCCCGGAAGTCCTCCGTCTTCGGCAGCGGCACGCTCCAGGTGGCCACCGGACGCTGGCCCTTCACCAGGGCCTTCAACGGCGCACTGTCCGGCATGAGGTTGTAGTCATCCACCTGGGCCAGCCGCTTCTCCAGGTCCACGGAGTACGCACGGAAGTGCAGCATGGACACGTTGCGGTGGGTGACCTCGACGGAGCGGCGGCCCGGCCCGTCCGACGCCAGCGAGCCCATGCTGAACTCGGGCGCCTCGATGGCGGCCATGAGCACGCGGCAGCGCTGCGCCCCCGTGGACTGGGGGTAGGTGGCCGCGCACGCCTTCGCCAGCGAGTGGGCACGCACGGCGTGGTCCGCCACTCGCTCCATCTCCACGAGCTGGGCCTGCCCCATGGTCGACCACGGCACGTCGCGGAACGCGGGCAGCAAGGCGGCCAGGTGTTGCCGGATGCGGGTCCGGTCGGCCGTGTCCGTGAAGTGCTGGTGCAGCACCGTGTAGCGCTGCAGCCGGGCCTCCAACGCCGACTCGCGCCGTCCCGCGGACTGGTGCCACCCCTCCAGGTCCCCGAGCACCGCTGCCACCTTCACCAGCGGATGGACGCCGGGGTCGGTCAGCACCACCTTGGGCGTCCCCTCCAGGAGCGCGCCCAGGTCCAGCCGGAACACCTCATTGGCCTGCTCGGGCCGCCAGTGCGAGCTGTCCGCCAGCAGCGACACGCGCAGGTACGACACGGCATCCCGCAGCGTGGAGCGCAGCCCCTGCGGATAGGTGTTGGGCTTCACGTACTCGGACAGCGCCTTCAGGGGCTCACCGCCAAGTTGCTGCCGCTGCTTCCACACTTCCTCATAGGCCCGCTGGGCCTCGGTCAGAATCTCCTCGTAGGTCCACGCCTTGAGGTCCACCGGACCGGAGGACGCCACGGACTCGCGCTGGCGCACCTCCCAGCCGTAGGCCTGCGCATAGGCGACGAGCGCGTTCGCGTAGAAGAGGTTCAGCGTCGCGCGAGGCAACGTGCCCTTGGGCCAGGGCTGCTCGCGCAGGAAGCGCACCGCCGTCTCGTAGCCATGCAAGTCGGTGCGCAGTTGCACCGTGCGCACCAGCGCGCGCGTCCACTCGGCCTCGTCGCCCTTGGACTTCGCCTGCGCCAGCCGGGCCTCGGCGCCCTGGGCGGCGGCCTCCAGCTTCTGCTCTTCGACCATCCCTTCGATGGCCTTCCACGAAGGCGGCGCCTTGCCCTGCCCCAGCACGGGCGAGGTCAGCAGCAGCAGGGCGAACAGCCAGAAGCGAACAAAGGGTGCGCGGGTCCAGGGGGTCCGATGCATGTCGGCACTCTAGACACAGCTGGACACCCGAACGTTCCACAATGAACGTCAGTTCGCCTCCGGGGCCTCTGGCGCACGGCGGCGAAGACCCACCAGGTAGACCTCCATGCTGGCGCCGCGGGTGGCTTCCGGCCGGACCACCTTCACCTCTTCGAAGAGGGCGCGGATCTGGTTGCGGAAGTCCTCGAAGTCCCGGCCCATGAAGACCTTGGCCACGAAGGACGACCCGGGCCGCCCCCGCGCCGCGGCCAACTCCAGCGCCTTGCCCGCCAGCCGCAGGCTGCGCGCCTCGTCGGTGGCCTTGATGCCGCTCGTCTTGGGGGCCATGTCGGAGATGACGGCGTCGAAGGGGCCGGCATGGAGCTCGGTCAGCTTCGCGTCGAAGTCATCCGCGAGCACGTCCAGCACCGCCGTCTGCACGAAGGGCTGGCTGAAGGGACGGATGGCGACGATGTCCACGCCGATGACGCGGCCCTTCGGCCCCACGGCGTCCGCCAATATCTGGAGGAAACCTCCTGGCGCCGCCCCCAGGTCGAGCACGACGTGCCCCTTCTTCACCATGGGGAAGCGCTTGATGAGTTCATCAACCTTGAAGGCCGAACGTGCCCGCAGGCCCTCTTGCTTGGCCTTCTGGAAATAGTGGTCTTTAGGACGGTAGGGCTTGCCCATGTCAGGGGGGCTCCCTAGCATCCGCTACTGTCTTCGGGAAGCCGGAGCAGTCGCGGGTGTCACTCCCCGTGCAACGGCCAGTCCGGAGGACGTAGGATGGGCACGACCCGGAGCGTGATGACGGCGCTGTGCATCTCCCTGCTGTCGGCTGGGGGCGCCGCCTACTGCTACACCCGCGCGGACGCCCTCCAGGTGCAGGGCCAGTGGCTGATGGAGCGCGGCACCGCCCAGGCGGAGGACTACGCGGCCCGGTTCGACGGCGCCGCGGCGGATGCCCAACTGAAGACGTTCGCGGAGCGCCGGGCCATCCTGGAGAAGGCACACGGATGGCAGCGCGGGATGCTGCTGGGCGTGCTGATCGCCGCGTTGGCCACCGTCTCCGCGTACCTCCTGTTCCTCCTCAAGCGGCTGAACGACCAGTTGCTCGATGCCACCGGCAGCGGGGCACACGAAGGCACCGACCGGGAGTCCGCCTCCCCGGAGCCCGTCCAGGCGTTGATGCCCAGTCCGCAGCGCTGAGCGCTCGCCGCCGGGCGCGGCCCGCTGGCACAATGGCGTCCCCGTTTCATGGAGGAGGCCATGCCCGGCTGCGCGCACTGTGGACACCGACTGGACATCATCGCGAACCAGGTGGGCCGGCGTGACGAGTGCCCCCACTGCGGCGAGGACATCCGTTCGTGCCGCAACTGCCGTCACTTCGACCTGGGCGTGGCGAAGGAGTGCAAGGAGCCCTTCGCCGAGGTGCCCAAGGACAAGGACGGCGCCAACTTCTGTGAGCTGTTCCAGATTGGCGAAGGCGGCATCCATGAGAAGGAGAGCCGGGACGCCCTGCTGAACGCCGCGGAGTCGCTGTTCCGCAAGAAGTGACGCAGCCCGCCACCCGAAGCCCCCGAGGTCCGCCGGCGCCTGGCGCCAACGAAGCGCCGAACCGGGGCGCTATAGTCCGCTGCCTCCCGAGAGAGGGGTGCGGATGCGGTGGTTGAAGAATCTGTACGTCCAGGTGCTGCTGGCCATCGCGGTGGGCGTCATCCTCGGATGGCTGCGGCCGGACCTGGGGGAGTCCATGAAGCCGCTGGGCGACGGCTTCATCAAACTGGTGAAGATGATCATCGCACCGGTCATCTTCCTCACCATCGTCGCGGGCATCGCGAAGATGGGCGACCTCAAGCACGTGGGCCGCATCGGCCTCAAGGCGCTCATCTACTTCGAAGTCCTGACGACGCTGGCGCTCGTCGTGGGCATGGTGGTGGTGAACACCCTGAAGCCCGGCGCGGGGATGAACATCGACCCGGCGCAGATCGACACCTCCGGCATCACCCAGTACCGCGCGTCCGCGTCGCAGCAGGGCACCATCCCCTTCCTCCTGGACATCATCCCGCATGACTTCCTGTCGGCCTTCACCGAGGGGAAGTTGCTCCAGGTGCTGCTCGTCGCCGTGCTGACGGGCGTGGCGCTCACCCGCCTGGGGCCCATGGGACAGCGCGTGCTCGACTTGTCGGATGACCTGGCGCAGGTCTTCTTCGGCATCGTCGGGATGATCATGAAGCTGGCGCCGCTGGGCGCCTTCGGCGCCATGGCCTTCACCGTGGGTAAGTTCGGTGTCGAATCGCTCAGCTCCCTGGGCCGGCTGCTCATCGCCGTCTACGTCACCTGCGCCCTCTTCGTGTTCCTGGTGCTGGGGCTGGTGGCGCGGCTGTCCGGCTTCTCGCTGTGGAAGCTGCTGCGCTATATGCGCAGCGAGCTGTTGCTCGTGCTGGGGACGTCGTCATCGGAGTCCGCGCTGCCCCGGCTGCTCAAGCGGCTGGAGACGCTGGGCTGCGACCGGGGCGCCGTCGGGCTGGTGCTGCCCACCGGGTACTCCTTCAACCTGGACGGGACGTGCATCTACCTGACGATGGCGGCCATCTTCATCGCCCAGGCGGTGAACGTGGACCTTTCGCTGGGCGAGGAGCTCACCTTGCTGGGCGTGCTGCTGCTGACGTCGAAGGGCGCGGCGGGCGTGACGGGTTCGGGCTTCATCACGCTGATGGCCACGCT
The Myxococcus xanthus genome window above contains:
- a CDS encoding SAM-dependent methyltransferase; the encoded protein is MLGSPPDMGKPYRPKDHYFQKAKQEGLRARSAFKVDELIKRFPMVKKGHVVLDLGAAPGGFLQILADAVGPKGRVIGVDIVAIRPFSQPFVQTAVLDVLADDFDAKLTELHAGPFDAVISDMAPKTSGIKATDEARSLRLAGKALELAAARGRPGSSFVAKVFMGRDFEDFRNQIRALFEEVKVVRPEATRGASMEVYLVGLRRRAPEAPEAN
- the dctA gene encoding C4-dicarboxylate transporter DctA, which encodes MRWLKNLYVQVLLAIAVGVILGWLRPDLGESMKPLGDGFIKLVKMIIAPVIFLTIVAGIAKMGDLKHVGRIGLKALIYFEVLTTLALVVGMVVVNTLKPGAGMNIDPAQIDTSGITQYRASASQQGTIPFLLDIIPHDFLSAFTEGKLLQVLLVAVLTGVALTRLGPMGQRVLDLSDDLAQVFFGIVGMIMKLAPLGAFGAMAFTVGKFGVESLSSLGRLLIAVYVTCALFVFLVLGLVARLSGFSLWKLLRYMRSELLLVLGTSSSESALPRLLKRLETLGCDRGAVGLVLPTGYSFNLDGTCIYLTMAAIFIAQAVNVDLSLGEELTLLGVLLLTSKGAAGVTGSGFITLMATLAALNGKVPVEGVALLLGVDRFMSEARAITNVIGNTVATLVVSKWEGVRDDTVMHAELDSGPKPLEGMSLGHGA